Sequence from the Mixophyes fleayi isolate aMixFle1 chromosome 4, aMixFle1.hap1, whole genome shotgun sequence genome:
CAATTAATTCCCTGTCAAAACTGAAAATTCCTTCCCAACATAAAATAGGCTTTCCCAAATTACagtataaaacagtaaaaaggCAGGCCTCCACTAAAAAGAACATACTGCTAATGTCTGTAAAGACACAGAAGGTCTTCAGCTTAAGGAGACAGGCTTGTATTGGTCATTAATTGCTCTCTTCCTTAAGACTGAAGCCAAAAGTCTTACTAGATGAAGTTATACAGTCTTTTTTATAGCCATGTTTAAGCTCTTAGGAAGATAGACACTAGGAGAGAAGAAAACCATCCCTTAACGGCCAGTGAGGAAGAATTAAAAAGGTGTATGTAATGGTTCAAGGCTTCCTTATACTTGTAAGTAGCACAATAATATTAAAGAGACAGAAGTCATTACCTAGACCCTGAACCATAAGATTTTGATTCAATTCCATGAAGACAATCCTGTAGAGAACTTATGAGCACTTTGCAACGATCATCTGCCGATACTTTGGATTGCTTAATTAAAGAAATAGCTGTTACCAAAGTTTCAATCGCACTTCCATAATCTCCTGggggataaaaaatatatattaatgcaaCATCAGAACATAATATAAGAGAAAAGATCATTTCTTTTAATCACCATCACAAGAGTGAAGCAGAAACCTCACATAATGAAAACAATCACTTTAAAACTGAAAAGCTACATAAAGAAAGGATTTACTTGTaagtgtgcatttaaaaaaataatgtcaccTTCAACCAAGTTTAAAATTAAAGCCTCACTAATAAACAGTCTACATTAATAACTTCTGTAGTTGCAGTAAACACCCTTACCAACAGTTCTAAGTTACAATGCGGTTGGTGGGGCAGCCACTGGGCTAACATACGAGGACAAGaaccagaaaaacaaaaacatgctgTAACTAGAGAACAGATATTGCAAGTTAAGTAATATTTCTTATTGTAGCAGTGATTTAATGTGCAAACTTAGTTCAGGAATCTCttgtaattgttttattaaattatgcATCAGCTTAAAAATCCAAAAAGGATCATTGTGTAGTAGGGGATTTAGACTAGGCTTCAATGGAGCAGAGACCCATGTGAATGATATGCTCTGTAAGCAaagtgtaatatagcagcactctACAACTGATAATACGTAAGTTTCGAAAATCAGTAAGCATATGCAATATCAACTTCTGTAAGGATAGATTGCAGAATATACGGGTTTTTTCCTTCACTAAGTTTAATTGTAGTTCAGACAATGCACCAACCAGCACTGGCATCCGAAACTGCTCTTGAAATAGCACTGCTTGAAATCGCCCTGTTGCGATTCATTATTTCCTCAAATTCTGCTTCACTTAATGGTGTTCTGACAGCATCCATGTCCCTGCAAAACACAGATACTCTGAATGTAATATAACACAAATAGTATATAAGGAGATTGTGAAAAAATGTGTTTGAGTAGAATATTCAAGAGAACTAACCTTCCTGGTGGCCCATAATCTCCTCTGTCATATGGAGGTGGTCTGCCATATGGGTCCGATTGTGGTGGACCACGGCTATCTGATGCTGGCATACCAGCATTTCCAGGTGGTGGAAAGAAGTTGGGATTCACATGTGGAGCTGGGGGAGGGCCACCTGGGGGTGGGCCTGGTAAATGGGGTGGTGGTCCTAGTGCCATTGGGGGACCTGGAGGGCGGGGAGGGAATGGACCAGGTGGTGGAGGTGGACCTTGCTGAGGAGGTGGCGGACCAGGTGGAGGACCATAGACAGGCGGTGGCGGGCCTGGTGGGAGAGGAACTAAGGGAGGTTGACCATATGGCTGCCCAGGAAATAGAACGGGTGGAGGAGGGCGTTCCCCGCGGTTTGGAGGTCCAGATAATGGAGGAGGAAGTGGCTGTAAAGGTGGAGGACCAGGTGGTCCTGGGGGACCAGGTGGACACATGGGTGGTCTTGGAGGAGTCATAcctaaaacaaatttattaaaaggtTACATTAGTAATAAAGGCAGATAGATTCCaagaatttcaaaataaataattttccgTAGGGCATTTTTAAATGCTGAGATACAGGATTAAGTCaagcttttaaaatataaattgacaAATATCATAAGTCTCCACTGAATATAACCTTATATTTGAGGTCGGTGTGAAAGGAAATCAAATTCAGACTTATACACAGCTAGACAGTGGTTACAAATGCAACAAGCTGATTGTGGTAGTATGGTTACTGACTGCATTGCCATATGCACTTTTAACGCACATTACAATTACATCCTACAAATAAAATGAAGGTAAAAACACCTTTCACTTAAACAAAACTTTGACTagtattataataaaactaaattTCCTAAAGGTTCCATGAAATCtttgtgagcaaataaaccagaGAGAGTTGAGATTAAAATAGAGCCGAGAACATTGCTCCATAAAGCCAAACCGCAAAAACAATGACAAATTAGTTGCTCTTACCCGCAAAAGGTGGAGGTGGCCCTCCAGGTCCAGCAGGTCCAGGGAATCTGTCACCACCAGGCCCTGGGGTTGGGAACCGGCCCCTGCCCCTGCCACCCGGCGGAAAGGGTAAACGAGCATTGATGCCAGGCGGACCAGCCTTTCCTTCACCGGACATTTGCCCAGCCTGTGTGGCTGCAACAATTAGAATACAACAAAAAGTATCTATATCTCAAAACATTCACAGTGTCAACACAACTACATTCCCTAGTTTCCTTCAGAGGCTGGATTAAGGATTATTAACAATAATTGGGTATATGAAGTCTGGCTAGAGACAAGGTAATTAAAGGCTACAATTTAGTCTGATAAAACTCATGGGAAGTAGAGCCCCATTTTGTCAGCAAAGCTGATCTAAAGATCAGTGACCCATACAGTAAACAAGTAATCTGTTTTCACAGAACGTCATGTAAATGGCTGAGCACAGACATAGAAAACTATGTAGCATTCACACTACCTATGATTCATTGCAAGCTGTAACTTACAGGGGCTCAGTTTACTGTGGGGACCAATTATACTTGCTTGATGGAACATATTTGAAGGGGATTTGACAACCCATGTACAGAAGCCCTAAAACTGCCTGAGGAAGTATGGTGGAAACAAACGCCTGCTGTACTGTGAAAGTGAGGGGCCATGCATTACAAACAATTTGTAAAGCAAGCCAGTTATAAATTTATTGCATGGAAGGAATTTGTTTGAACTTCCAAAATAactaatataaaacatttactcACTCCTGTCACATAGTTTATTATAAAATTAACTGTGCTCCCATCCACATTATTCAGcactggctgctataaaaaaaacagtgtgaGGATGCAGGACTTCCGGTTCTGTCTCAAAATATGCTGATAAAGGACACGCACTCCAAGGTGCTGCCTGGCCAAGACTGCCCGAATATTTTTAGTTATATACGATTACACACTAAAGTATAACACGTATCTATAGTGTGGGAGACATACAGCTTATAATATTGAGGTAGAAACAGCCGGGCAGTAGATCTGTCAAATGTTGTTAGGCAGAGCAGAGCTTTAAGTCCTGCCCTCTCACATCACAGCCAGTACAGGAGGTGGTATGGGGGCACAATTCATTCTATAACCACAAACCGTAAGAACTAGAGAAGAAAGAAAATTTTAATGGCAGTAacggatttaaaaaaacaaaacaaaaaagatataATATACTCCTTACTATTGTCAATTGGTAATATACAgagtccagaaaaaaaaaataattaaggcaCACTACTATCATAATTATACTTGTAAGATACTTACTTTTTCTAGACTGCATTTCGAACTGACTAAGGAATTGCTTATTGCAGGGTGTTACTGCAGGATTCTGCCCATGCAGCTCTCTTTTAGGCAACAAATCCATGAGTTTCTTGGATGATGACTCCGAACCAACACATATTAGTGCAAACCTTTGCAAATAAAAGAAAGCATATAGACATGAAATAAGGAAACTTTCAGAAAATTAAACTATGAATAATAGCCACATAAAAAACAATGTGTAAATGCGATCCCTAATGAATTAAAAAACTAAGTTATATCCGGTAAAATGAAAGACACAAATCTGTGTCATGTATTACTTTAATTTCTATAATTTTGTAAGTCTCAAAATACCTTattataattacaaaaaaaagtaaagattCATTTTAGACAGCACAGCGTTAATTTctgtaaaaacatttttcttaatttgATCTTCTGAAAACAAATAGCAAAGTCAAAATCTGCAAAAggagctttattttttatttttttttactgcagatgACAGTATATACTTACTGTTCATTGTAAAGTAATGTTTAATTTAGGGGGATGTCTACATTTTAtacgtatttttttttaattgataaacAAAGGCGTCCCAATTGCGCTCGCAGCAATGTTGATATTGTATATCAAATATAGAAataacagttaaaaaataaacagtGCTGATATTATTGATCTGTAGTCGTGAAGCTCAAACATGaaatactgaaaaaaaacaacatcaatAAATAGAAGTCAAAAAATTTGGTTAGTCTAACCAAATAACTGTATATAACCATGTATCTTGAAACCCAGCATTAATAAATGGGATGTTATAGAGAGATTGTTCCAACCGAATGCACTGTGTACAATAAATGTGTAACACCTCAGAACCAGTGGTCTCCAAgggtggaaaaaaaatatatacgtcCCACTCTTGTCCACAAAGTCCTGAAGTCAATAATCTTAACTGTCCCAATGGCAACTTGGTATGAATGTTTTTGAGAGAATCACAGTCCGTTCACGTGACACTTTCAACTTCCCATAGAGACCGCAGTTCAGGGGCTCATTTACCTCAAACAAATAAACATAAGTGTCAGGTAGCCCAAACAAGTAAAACGGCTATATATTAGTTATTTGGTTAGACTAACCAATTTTGTTACCTTATATTTATTGATGTTTTTTCTCAGTATTTCATGTGTTTGAGCTTCATGACTAAAGATCAATAATATCAGCactgtttattttttaacttttatttctatatttgatACACCATCAACATTAATGCGAGCACATTTGGGAGGCCTTTATCGATTCAGTTGTTCAAGGAGGGATACCtgggtcccactgctgctgtagtAACAGCATTTAGCCTGAAATTGAGCGCAGTGTGCACATCCATCCAATATCTTTTATGTTTATATAGCTAGCCTTTCCCCCATTATATATTATTGGAAGGGGCCTATCATTTGTGCTACTGACCAGAGTCACGATACTGACACTTTGCTGAGACGCCATCTGACCAGTTTCTGTACTGCTCTGGCAGCAGCTTCTCCTCCAATCAGCAAAGAATTGGAATTTTGAAGCAGTTGGGTCTTACTTTACATTCGTTCTGCCAGAGCAGTACATAAGCTGGCTAAAAAAGGTCTTGGCTAAGTGTTAAGCACTGGAGCCTTGCTCAGTAATAACAGAGAAGGGAGGGAACTCAAAGTAATACAGTGAGGAAGGAAAGGGATACAGAGGAGGAATGACTGCAGGACAAACTACATATCTTTGAAAAAAATTGGTTCTCCTATTTAAGTATTCCATACAGAGTTAAGCATTTTGTTTTGATAGTTCATGAAAGTTTAATCTACCATAAAAGTAACACATTGGAAAGATTTGTACTAGCACTGACAAACTAGTGACTATATACAAAGGAGCAAGCAACGCAAATAAGGCTCCCGAAACTTTCCTTCTACATATCAAGCTCTAACCGTGTGAGAATCACTACTTATGATAAAGGAACAAAGAAAGTATACTAGAGTATTGTTCTACTACATTCCATGGATGTTTAAGACACAAGTGCAGCGCATCAAAGTAATGggggaaaatgtttttttttcttcttcataaTTACATAGTCCCTTCCAAATGGCCATGTTGCCTAACATAAGCAGAACAAACATTAGCTTTCATTGGGCAACaagtttaattttctattttatttttgtctatagGTCAAAGAATCCAGAGTCTAGGGCAGCAATAAGTATTAAAGTAaaggtaataggtttatttctaCTTTGTAACTGCATCAATAAGTGTTTGAACTTACCCTTTTGATTGGCCATTAGCTCGATTTTCATAgaattttatttccaaaatatCATTAACACCCAAAGAGTGAACAGCATCAGTCACATCTTCATCTGTTGTCCACTAAACAAAAAATTGCTGCGTGAGGCACATTCAGTTTTAATAGAAGGTAAGCAAGTTAGACAATAAGGAACCATAAGAACAAGGGgattgaaataaacaaaaaattaaaacacaaactTTAAACTCCTTATTGACATCACCTTCCCAAGTTTGAGTAACATCTCAGCCAGCATTAGATCACTTTCATAAGTCATCGATTGCTTCAAACATTGAGGGATGGGGAAAAAATCAGGTCCACCAAAAATATTAAAAGAGCAAAAACACACAGagggaaaaaacaaaacctaaaacTTTGGGAGAGTAGGATGGGGGCATTTTTGCCCATGTCTctataagaaacaaataaaataaaaatatatttttcaatattccaatatgttacaaaaataaaGCCCTATCTgtccttaaataaataatatgtgcaCATAGTAGGCAAACACTTATAAACGTTATTTCCAATGAAACCAACATCTCCAAAACATAAAGACAGATCTGTTGCAGCCCACCAATCACTAAAAATATTAAAGTGGTTGTACACTTTAGGTTTAACCCACCTGTAGTGTCTGTGTGCACAAAAAAGGTATTATATGTCCAACAAAGTATCCGATTCACTACAACTTTCCCATAAATAGCAGTTTTTAATCAAATTCTGAAACGCATAGATAGGGGTTGATTTTCAGGTATCAGTGAGGCTTCCAGGGGAAGAAAAATTAAGTGTACTTGAGAACATCTTAAAGCAGATAACACTAAAGTCATATAAAGTGAACTGCAATTTACATTAGTTTGATCATCTCAGTTTAGCTGTCTCTTCAAAATATGCAGAAACATTCCAGaataatgtaaatatgtttttctcTTTAGAACCATAAGATACCTAGAACACAAgcgaatgtaatatatatatatatatatatatatatatatatatatatatatataaataatcccgTGGCAGATATCAAAGGCTTCCCAAATATATCTCCAGTATTGAAAAGTTACTGAAACAGCTGCATGCACATCTGTGAATAGGACAGCTGGAGAGTGCTAACAAGACACAAAACATATCTGAATTACAACTAACCATTTCCAATTTACAAAAAATTAAATCTTACCCATGTTAAATTTCCAATGTACAGAGCAATTCTCTTTCCAGGATAAGTAAATATAACATTTGTAGCCGACCCTTTTACTATATCATCCGAGACAGATGCTGCAAGGTTGTCCATGTAGTCCCGGTCTTCAGGAGCATCTCCATTATTTGCAGGTGACATGACATCTTCATACAGCTCAATCTGCTCGTGTGCACCATATTCAGCTTCCTATCATGCAAAAGTACTTGAATTAAGGGTGAATTGTATGCTTGTCTGGGACAAACTGATCGCTATTAGTTTGACAACAAAAGCATCACTAGTTAATGTATGTAATACATATATGTGTGAGAAAAGGCAAAGCTGCCAAAAATATTCAAATGTATGTAGTGGACTGGGTAGTATGCGTGATATGATTTGAAcaaatttctttttttacatatagttttgtttaaaaattattttacctACACATTACCCTACTGCGTTATTAAAGCATCTAAGCCAGTGACATTATTTCAAGTGGCAGAAAGACTTGGTGCTATGTGTTACTGTTGAAGATTAGAGAACTGATTGTGGGGCATGGAAACTGGTACACTTCCTGAGGCTTCATAGCACaacaaaataaatggtaataaatgaGCACATCTGTCTCATAGTGCACCTCTCATGAAATGTATGCAGAAGGACATCTGTGACAATGGGTTGACCAACCCACAAAGGCTGGGTCGAAATGCTGCCTGCTGacaatatttataaaaactgAGTCTTATTAAGAGAATCCATGTATAACACTTCATTCCCCCCTACTAAAATTGTGAAGGTCCTGTACCCAGGACCATCAAAGTTGGCTGCTGTTAAGCCCCCAACAGTACCTTTAGTGCAAATATTTTTCAGGCTACAGCTAGACAGAGCGTGGAGAGCTCACTGGACAATTAGCAACTATGTTAGCTGGTTCACTAAGCAAGCATGCGTAATATCTATTTACATTGATGCATTACGTTTTGGTTACTACAACAATAATGGCAACTGACATGCTCCCTTTATATTTTAGGACAACTCCCTAATAGTATGACTTATTAGTCAAGTtttgcatattttaatatttgttgaTGTAGCATGTGTGTTTAATATGCATTTGTATTGTAATGTATGACAATGTTTCTACTAGGCTAAAATCTGACATTTGCTTAGTCTTACCAGATTTACAAGAAGTAATAAATGAAATGGTAAGGTTTACAGAATATTGTTTCTACTAGcactatattgtttttaattagcaCCATGGGCATGACAAAGGCAAGTGGGCACAGTTTGGTTTGTTTGCATCTGGTTCCCAAAACAATGTAATCAGGAGCCAGTAGTCACATTTAAGAGCCAGGGAAATGTTAATCTATTGACATCAATAGGAACGACTCCAAAAAGATAGGTGCCAGAAACAGCTTTTTAGGCGCACTGGATACCTGATGTTTATCCGGTATTTGACTAACAAGTACTTTTATTATTGAGTTGCACCAATTAACTATAGGTTAGAAACATTGTTTGAATGATTATCCAGATTAAGGAAAAAATAACATATCTGAAATAAAAACCacctggcttttttttttcttgaaacctGGCTCTTGGAGCTCAACAGCTTCCTATTATAATTGAATAAACTATTGTTTCTCCTGTTTTAACAAACATGTGAGCATCATGCGTTAGACAAGTGACTACCAGTCTGACCAATGTAGGCGGGTGTggacaataacctccaacatttttcaattgtATTATGGAAAAGATTTACACTGCCCCCAagtggctacttcttaatgccacccagctggcaac
This genomic interval carries:
- the CPSF6 gene encoding cleavage and polyadenylation specificity factor subunit 6 isoform X5, translating into MADGVDHIDIYADVGEEFNQEAEYGAHEQIELYEDVMSPANNGDAPEDRDYMDNLAASVSDDIVKGSATNVIFTYPGKRIALYIGNLTWWTTDEDVTDAVHSLGVNDILEIKFYENRANGQSKGFALICVGSESSSKKLMDLLPKRELHGQNPAVTPCNKQFLSQFEMQSRKTATQAGQMSGEGKAGPPGINARLPFPPGGRGRGRFPTPGPGGDRFPGPAGPGGPPPPFAGMTPPRPPMCPPGPPGPPGPPPLQPLPPPLSGPPNRGERPPPPVLFPGQPYGQPPLVPLPPGPPPPVYGPPPGPPPPQQGPPPPPGPFPPRPPGPPMALGPPPHLPGPPPGGPPPAPHVNPNFFPPPGNAGMPASDSRGPPQSDPYGRPPPYDRGDYGPPGRDMDAVRTPLSEAEFEEIMNRNRAISSSAISRAVSDASAGDYGSAIETLVTAISLIKQSKVSADDRCKVLISSLQDCLHGIESKSYGSGSRRERSRERDHSRSREKSRRHKSRSRDRHDDYYRERSRERERHRDRDRDRDRERDREREYRHR
- the CPSF6 gene encoding cleavage and polyadenylation specificity factor subunit 6 isoform X7 gives rise to the protein MADGVDHIDIYADVGEEFNQEAEYGAHEQIELYEDVMSPANNGDAPEDRDYMDNLAASVSDDIVKGSATNVIFTYPGKRIALYIGNLTWWTTDEDVTDAVHSLGVNDILEIKFYENRANGQSKGFALICVGSESSSKKLMDLLPKRELHGQNPAVTPCNKQFLSQFEMQSRKTTQAGQMSGEGKAGPPGINARLPFPPGGRGRGRFPTPGPGGDRFPGPAGPGGPPPPFAGMTPPRPPMCPPGPPGPPGPPPLQPLPPPLSGPPNRGERPPPPVLFPGQPYGQPPLVPLPPGPPPPVYGPPPGPPPPQQGPPPPPGPFPPRPPGPPMALGPPPHLPGPPPGGPPPAPHVNPNFFPPPGNAGMPASDSRGPPQSDPYGRPPPYDRGDYGPPGRDMDAVRTPLSEAEFEEIMNRNRAISSSAISRAVSDASAGDYGSAIETLVTAISLIKQSKVSADDRCKVLISSLQDCLHGIESKSYGSGSRRERSRERDHSRSREKSRRHKSRSRDRHDDYYRERSRERERHRDRDRDRDRERDREREYRHR
- the CPSF6 gene encoding cleavage and polyadenylation specificity factor subunit 6 isoform X6, translating into MADGVDHIDIYADVGEEFNQEAEYGAHEQIELYEDVMSPANNGDAPEDRDYMDNLAASVSDDIVKGSATNVIFTYPGKRIALYIGNLTWWTTDEDVTDAVHSLGVNDILEIKFYENRANGQSKGFALICVGSESSSKKLMDLLPKRELHGQNPAVTPCNKQFLSQFEMQSRKTTQAGQMSGEGKAGPPGINARLPFPPGGRGRGRFPTPGPGGDRFPGPAGPGGPPPPFAGMTPPRPPMCPPGPPGPPGPPPLQPLPPPLSGPPNRGERPPPPVLFPGQPYGQPPLVPLPPGPPPPVYGPPPGPPPPQQGPPPPPGPFPPRPPGPPMALGPPPHLPGPPPGGPPPAPHVNPNFFPPPGNAGMPASDSRGPPQSDPYGRPPPYDRGDYGPPGRDMDAVRTPLSEAEFEEIMNRNRAISSSAISRAVSDASAGDYGSAIETLVTAISLIKQSKVSADDRCKVLISSLQDCLHGIESKSYGSGSRRRERSRERDHSRSREKSRRHKSRSRDRHDDYYRERSRERERHRDRDRDRDRERDREREYRHR
- the CPSF6 gene encoding cleavage and polyadenylation specificity factor subunit 6 isoform X4, which gives rise to MADGVDHIDIYADVGEEFNQEAEYGAHEQIELYEDVMSPANNGDAPEDRDYMDNLAASVSDDIVKGSATNVIFTYPGKRIALYIGNLTWWTTDEDVTDAVHSLGVNDILEIKFYENRANGQSKGFALICVGSESSSKKLMDLLPKRELHGQNPAVTPCNKQFLSQFEMQSRKTATQAGQMSGEGKAGPPGINARLPFPPGGRGRGRFPTPGPGGDRFPGPAGPGGPPPPFAGMTPPRPPMCPPGPPGPPGPPPLQPLPPPLSGPPNRGERPPPPVLFPGQPYGQPPLVPLPPGPPPPVYGPPPGPPPPQQGPPPPPGPFPPRPPGPPMALGPPPHLPGPPPGGPPPAPHVNPNFFPPPGNAGMPASDSRGPPQSDPYGRPPPYDRGDYGPPGRDMDAVRTPLSEAEFEEIMNRNRAISSSAISRAVSDASAGDYGSAIETLVTAISLIKQSKVSADDRCKVLISSLQDCLHGIESKSYGSGSRRRERSRERDHSRSREKSRRHKSRSRDRHDDYYRERSRERERHRDRDRDRDRERDREREYRHR
- the CPSF6 gene encoding cleavage and polyadenylation specificity factor subunit 6 isoform X1, with translation MADGVDHIDIYADVGEEFNQEAEYGAHEQIELYEDVMSPANNGDAPEDRDYMDNLAASVSDDIVKGSATNVIFTYPGKRIALYIGNLTWWTTDEDVTDAVHSLGVNDILEIKFYENRANGQSKGFALICVGSESSSKKLMDLLPKRELHGQNPAVTPCNKQFLSQFEMQSRKTATQAGQMSGEGKAGPPGINARLPFPPGGRGRGRFPTPGPGGDRFPGPAGPGGPPPPFAGMTPPRPPMCPPGPPGPPGPPPLQPLPPPLSGPPNRGERPPPPVLFPGQPYGQPPLVPLPPGPPPPVYGPPPGPPPPQQGPPPPPGPFPPRPPGPPMALGPPPHLPGPPPGGPPPAPHVNPNFFPPPGNAGMPASDSRGPPQSDPYGRPPPYDRGDYGPPGRVSVFCRDMDAVRTPLSEAEFEEIMNRNRAISSSAISRAVSDASAGDYGSAIETLVTAISLIKQSKVSADDRCKVLISSLQDCLHGIESKSYGSGSRRRERSRERDHSRSREKSRRHKSRSRDRHDDYYRERSRERERHRDRDRDRDRERDREREYRHR
- the CPSF6 gene encoding cleavage and polyadenylation specificity factor subunit 6 isoform X2, encoding MADGVDHIDIYADVGEEFNQEAEYGAHEQIELYEDVMSPANNGDAPEDRDYMDNLAASVSDDIVKGSATNVIFTYPGKRIALYIGNLTWWTTDEDVTDAVHSLGVNDILEIKFYENRANGQSKGFALICVGSESSSKKLMDLLPKRELHGQNPAVTPCNKQFLSQFEMQSRKTATQAGQMSGEGKAGPPGINARLPFPPGGRGRGRFPTPGPGGDRFPGPAGPGGPPPPFAGMTPPRPPMCPPGPPGPPGPPPLQPLPPPLSGPPNRGERPPPPVLFPGQPYGQPPLVPLPPGPPPPVYGPPPGPPPPQQGPPPPPGPFPPRPPGPPMALGPPPHLPGPPPGGPPPAPHVNPNFFPPPGNAGMPASDSRGPPQSDPYGRPPPYDRGDYGPPGRVSVFCRDMDAVRTPLSEAEFEEIMNRNRAISSSAISRAVSDASAGDYGSAIETLVTAISLIKQSKVSADDRCKVLISSLQDCLHGIESKSYGSGSRRERSRERDHSRSREKSRRHKSRSRDRHDDYYRERSRERERHRDRDRDRDRERDREREYRHR
- the CPSF6 gene encoding cleavage and polyadenylation specificity factor subunit 6 isoform X3, yielding MADGVDHIDIYADVGEEFNQEAEYGAHEQIELYEDVMSPANNGDAPEDRDYMDNLAASVSDDIVKGSATNVIFTYPGKRIALYIGNLTWWTTDEDVTDAVHSLGVNDILEIKFYENRANGQSKGFALICVGSESSSKKLMDLLPKRELHGQNPAVTPCNKQFLSQFEMQSRKTTQAGQMSGEGKAGPPGINARLPFPPGGRGRGRFPTPGPGGDRFPGPAGPGGPPPPFAGMTPPRPPMCPPGPPGPPGPPPLQPLPPPLSGPPNRGERPPPPVLFPGQPYGQPPLVPLPPGPPPPVYGPPPGPPPPQQGPPPPPGPFPPRPPGPPMALGPPPHLPGPPPGGPPPAPHVNPNFFPPPGNAGMPASDSRGPPQSDPYGRPPPYDRGDYGPPGRVSVFCRDMDAVRTPLSEAEFEEIMNRNRAISSSAISRAVSDASAGDYGSAIETLVTAISLIKQSKVSADDRCKVLISSLQDCLHGIESKSYGSGSRRRERSRERDHSRSREKSRRHKSRSRDRHDDYYRERSRERERHRDRDRDRDRERDREREYRHR